In one Rhodococcus sp. B50 genomic region, the following are encoded:
- the dapD gene encoding 2,3,4,5-tetrahydropyridine-2,6-dicarboxylate N-succinyltransferase codes for MSAHGASAVGIANITEDGTVLDTWYPAPALGEPSETGTTRLEGTDIPSDLALLAGHDEAREVQQVVVRTDIADLSKPPVDTHDAYLRLHLLSHRLVRPHGLNLDGIFGLLANVVWTNYGPCALDNFETVRSRLRIRGPVTVFGVDKFPRLVDYVVPSGVRIADADRVRLGAHLASGTTVMHEGFVNFNAGTLGNSMVEGRISAGVVVDDGSDIGGGASIMGTLSGGGKEVISVGKRCLLGANAGVGISLGDDCIVEAGLYVTAGTKVTGPDGTVVKAATLSGASNLLLRRNSVSGAVEVVPNKGSGVELNAALHAND; via the coding sequence GTGAGTGCACACGGAGCATCAGCAGTAGGCATCGCGAACATCACGGAGGACGGGACCGTCCTCGACACGTGGTACCCGGCACCCGCCCTCGGCGAGCCGAGCGAAACCGGAACGACACGCCTCGAGGGCACGGACATCCCGTCCGACCTGGCCCTCCTCGCCGGTCACGACGAGGCGCGCGAGGTCCAGCAGGTCGTGGTGCGCACCGACATCGCCGACCTGTCGAAGCCTCCCGTCGACACCCACGACGCCTACCTGCGCCTGCATCTGCTGTCGCACCGCCTCGTCCGCCCGCACGGCCTCAACCTCGACGGCATCTTCGGTCTGCTCGCCAACGTCGTGTGGACCAACTACGGCCCGTGCGCGCTCGACAACTTCGAAACCGTGCGGTCGCGCCTCCGCATCCGCGGACCGGTCACCGTCTTCGGTGTGGACAAGTTCCCCCGACTGGTCGACTACGTCGTTCCCTCCGGCGTCCGCATCGCCGACGCCGACCGGGTCCGCCTCGGCGCGCACCTCGCCTCCGGCACCACCGTCATGCACGAGGGCTTCGTCAACTTCAACGCCGGCACGCTCGGCAACTCCATGGTCGAGGGCCGCATCTCCGCGGGTGTCGTCGTCGACGACGGCTCCGACATCGGTGGTGGCGCCTCGATCATGGGCACCCTCTCCGGAGGTGGCAAGGAGGTCATCTCCGTCGGCAAGCGCTGCCTGCTCGGCGCGAACGCGGGTGTGGGCATCTCGCTCGGCGACGACTGCATCGTCGAGGCCGGCCTGTACGTCACCGCCGGCACCAAGGTCACCGGCCCGGACGGCACTGTGGTCAAGGCCGCGACCCTCAGCGGCGCGTCCAACCTCCTGCTGCGCCGCAACTCGGTGAGCGGCGCGGTCGAGGTCGTGCCGAACAAGGGCAGCGGCGTCGAACTGAACGCGGCTCTGCACGCCAACGACTAG
- a CDS encoding amino acid permease, which translates to MMGLGSAIGAGLFLGSGVGIAAAGPAIIVSYLLAGVMIIFVMRMLGEMGAALPVSGSFSHYARIGIGRWAGFSMGWLYWFMLIMVLGVEITGASAIVQSWLPGVPQWVVALVFVTFFAVVNLARVANFGEFEFWFAALKVAVIVGFLVIGILLVFGLLPGTEPVGTTHLLGDGDGFAPNGIAGVAAGLLAVAFAFGGIEIVTIAAAESKDPERSIATAVRSVVWRISVFYLGSISIMVLVLPWTAASGETSPFVSVLDIAGIPYVSGFMELVVVIALLSAFNANVYGTSRMAYSLARGGDGPAWLSKLAHHGVPRNAVLVSVFFGFVSVWLNWLLPDTILGILLNAVGSALIAIWLFIVVSHLRLRRRFEREGTLRLRMWLFPYLSWFTLAMLIGFIVLMLSDSAARVQLASTFVLFMIITVLGLVWHRAHDRAVSHPSDRPAP; encoded by the coding sequence ATGATGGGACTCGGATCCGCCATCGGTGCGGGTCTGTTCCTCGGTTCCGGTGTGGGTATCGCCGCCGCCGGTCCGGCCATCATCGTGTCGTACCTGCTCGCCGGCGTCATGATCATCTTCGTGATGCGCATGCTCGGCGAGATGGGTGCCGCGCTGCCGGTGAGCGGATCGTTCTCGCACTATGCGCGCATCGGGATCGGCCGCTGGGCCGGCTTCTCGATGGGGTGGCTCTACTGGTTCATGCTGATCATGGTGCTGGGTGTCGAGATCACCGGCGCCTCGGCGATCGTCCAATCCTGGCTACCGGGCGTACCCCAATGGGTGGTCGCGCTGGTGTTCGTCACCTTCTTCGCGGTCGTCAACCTGGCGCGGGTCGCCAACTTCGGCGAGTTCGAGTTCTGGTTCGCGGCACTGAAGGTCGCGGTCATCGTCGGCTTCCTGGTCATCGGCATCCTGCTCGTCTTCGGCCTACTCCCGGGAACCGAACCGGTGGGCACCACCCACCTGCTCGGTGACGGCGACGGGTTCGCACCCAACGGCATCGCCGGTGTCGCCGCCGGTCTGCTCGCGGTGGCCTTCGCCTTCGGTGGAATCGAGATCGTCACGATCGCTGCGGCCGAATCGAAGGACCCGGAACGGTCCATCGCCACCGCCGTGCGCAGCGTGGTCTGGCGGATCTCGGTCTTCTACCTCGGCTCGATCTCGATCATGGTGCTCGTGCTGCCCTGGACCGCGGCGAGCGGCGAGACGTCCCCCTTCGTCTCGGTGCTCGACATCGCCGGTATCCCCTACGTGTCCGGGTTCATGGAACTCGTCGTGGTGATCGCGCTGCTGTCGGCCTTCAATGCCAACGTCTACGGCACCTCGCGGATGGCGTACTCGCTGGCGCGTGGAGGCGACGGTCCGGCATGGCTGAGCAAGCTCGCACACCACGGGGTGCCCCGCAACGCGGTCCTGGTCTCGGTCTTCTTCGGATTCGTCAGCGTGTGGCTCAACTGGCTACTGCCCGACACGATCCTCGGGATCCTCCTCAACGCGGTCGGATCTGCGCTGATCGCGATCTGGCTGTTCATCGTCGTCTCGCATCTGCGTCTGCGTCGCAGGTTCGAACGGGAGGGCACCCTGCGCCTGCGCATGTGGCTGTTCCCCTATCTCAGCTGGTTCACCCTCGCGATGCTCATCGGTTTCATCGTGCTGATGCTGTCCGACAGCGCCGCGAGGGTTCAGCTCGCGTCGACCTTCGTGCTGTTCATGATCATCACCGTGCTCGGACTGGTCTGGCACCGCGCCCACGACCGGGCCGTCAGCCACCCGTCCGATCGGCCAGCGCCGTGA
- a CDS encoding substrate-binding and VWA domain-containing protein produces the protein MAGESEPSDSDPPVRRGGEREGARPGRRRMRWLVVPAILVLAAGSVAFLIVEDGRACDVVERYTVAVSSDLAPVIGETAPPECAEFDVVEQEPGEVSARIATDDVPDLWIPAGGWWASWAGRNASGPVRTVSTPLATTPLVLAGEPGSVEPVPDWQAALSLPDLVFGNPLRSGPAAGAIRAVLAEAADDPVAMGTVRPVMAPLAERELARDEEAPAGSDLLEEVVSDGGKVVGTEQQVDTYRRVHKRDLGTAVPGTGTPLVDYPLVVTARGERYDRVAAAATVLIDALHTPEGLDRLARHGFRDGNGRVLPDDRGVGPVPVLELQDESVAEEAMNVWALRALPVRTVFAVDVSASMNRNLGDESRIELVRRAATAANEVLPGSVSAGLWFFGGGVGGADYVEAAPIRRFDSVVAGRTHRDRLTALVAQMAGTADESTALYDTILAAFRYVGDGYDPRAANSVVVVTDGADDGSDISKDELLATLAGENEPPVRIVTIGLGEDVDSATLEQIAEATGGTSYRTSDPLDITELVVTALADRTGG, from the coding sequence ATGGCGGGGGAGTCCGAACCGTCCGATTCGGATCCGCCGGTCCGTCGTGGCGGGGAGCGCGAGGGTGCACGGCCGGGCAGGCGCCGGATGCGCTGGCTCGTCGTCCCCGCGATCCTCGTCCTCGCAGCAGGATCGGTCGCCTTCCTCATCGTGGAGGACGGACGCGCCTGCGACGTGGTCGAGCGGTACACGGTGGCGGTGTCCTCCGATCTCGCCCCGGTGATCGGGGAGACAGCCCCTCCGGAGTGTGCCGAATTCGACGTCGTGGAACAGGAACCGGGCGAGGTATCGGCGCGGATCGCGACGGACGACGTCCCGGACCTGTGGATTCCGGCGGGCGGCTGGTGGGCCTCGTGGGCGGGAAGGAATGCCTCGGGCCCGGTGCGCACGGTGTCGACGCCTCTCGCCACGACGCCGCTCGTGCTCGCGGGTGAACCGGGCAGCGTCGAACCGGTGCCCGACTGGCAGGCCGCTCTGTCCCTACCCGATCTCGTCTTCGGCAATCCGCTGCGGTCCGGCCCCGCCGCGGGGGCAATCCGCGCCGTGCTGGCCGAAGCCGCCGACGATCCCGTCGCGATGGGAACGGTCCGTCCGGTCATGGCACCACTGGCCGAACGTGAGCTGGCCCGCGACGAGGAGGCACCTGCCGGCTCGGATCTGCTCGAAGAGGTCGTCTCGGACGGTGGGAAGGTGGTGGGCACCGAACAGCAGGTGGACACTTATCGCCGTGTCCACAAGCGAGATCTCGGTACCGCGGTACCCGGAACGGGCACCCCGCTCGTCGACTATCCATTGGTCGTGACCGCGCGCGGAGAGCGATACGACAGGGTGGCCGCCGCCGCGACCGTGCTGATCGACGCACTGCACACACCCGAAGGGTTGGACAGACTGGCCCGGCACGGATTCCGGGACGGGAACGGGCGGGTGCTCCCCGACGACCGGGGTGTGGGGCCCGTTCCCGTGCTGGAGCTCCAGGACGAGAGCGTCGCGGAAGAGGCGATGAACGTGTGGGCCCTGCGCGCGCTCCCCGTACGCACCGTCTTCGCAGTGGACGTCTCCGCGTCGATGAACCGGAATCTCGGCGACGAGAGCCGGATCGAACTGGTCCGCCGCGCCGCGACGGCCGCCAACGAGGTTCTGCCGGGGAGTGTCTCGGCCGGTCTGTGGTTCTTCGGCGGTGGAGTAGGCGGCGCCGACTACGTCGAGGCGGCACCGATACGACGCTTCGATTCGGTCGTCGCGGGCCGAACCCACCGCGATCGGCTCACCGCACTCGTGGCGCAGATGGCCGGGACGGCCGACGAGAGCACAGCGCTCTACGACACGATCCTCGCGGCCTTCCGGTACGTGGGGGACGGTTACGACCCGCGGGCGGCCAACAGTGTCGTCGTGGTGACGGACGGTGCCGACGACGGCTCGGATATCTCGAAGGACGAACTGCTCGCCACCCTCGCCGGGGAGAACGAGCCGCCGGTCCGGATCGTGACGATCGGACTCGGCGAGGATGTCGATTCCGCGACACTCGAGCAGATCGCGGAGGCGACCGGAGGAACGAGTTACCGGACGAGCGACCCGCTCGACATCACCGAGCTCGTGGTCACGGCGCTGGCCGATCGGACGGGTGGCTGA
- a CDS encoding PucR family transcriptional regulator, giving the protein MPGHERRGDGDHAALFLVDGKPASVPLRDLPAVARKLVAHFADNVAPCSLRPGESLRGDVTEVTVRCLRIAIHLLDSGELPSDAELADLRSSAAQWARAGFRLEYMLRIYHEGIRLGWELVTDRAREGDVSSVADASRLWMALLEKVTVAATTGFVAELDAIRRERDVAAQELVTALLSGQDAATVAQRSGLVLADTYTVLAVALTRHPDERNPHVRPEVVARRTLRRVETELEAICEGRHLAMLGPEGGTVLLPESPSTEAIEGFRQRIETVAGVSVTVALVHAPVREVPTAAKQAHELLDLVRRLGRPVGAYGMQDLALEYQLTRPGPARRHLARVLDPLDESPELVETLETHIAHDLSRQLTAKTLHVHANTVDYRLKRVAQLTGFDPTRPSGLRQLQAALIARRLEQETSEQG; this is encoded by the coding sequence GTGCCCGGGCACGAGCGTCGGGGGGACGGTGATCACGCCGCGCTCTTCCTGGTGGATGGTAAGCCCGCGTCCGTTCCGCTGCGCGATCTGCCGGCCGTGGCCCGCAAACTCGTGGCGCATTTCGCCGACAACGTGGCTCCGTGTTCGCTCCGGCCGGGGGAATCGCTGCGCGGCGACGTCACCGAGGTCACCGTGCGCTGCCTGCGCATCGCGATCCATCTCCTCGACTCGGGAGAACTGCCGTCCGACGCCGAGCTCGCCGACCTGCGCAGCAGCGCCGCCCAATGGGCCCGCGCCGGATTCCGGCTCGAATACATGCTCCGGATCTACCACGAAGGCATCAGGCTCGGCTGGGAACTGGTCACCGATCGAGCCCGGGAGGGCGATGTCTCCTCCGTCGCCGACGCGTCCCGGCTGTGGATGGCCCTGCTCGAGAAGGTCACCGTCGCCGCGACCACCGGTTTCGTCGCCGAACTCGACGCCATCCGGCGCGAACGCGACGTCGCCGCGCAGGAGCTGGTCACCGCACTGCTCAGCGGGCAGGACGCCGCGACGGTCGCGCAACGCTCGGGTCTGGTGCTCGCAGACACCTACACCGTGCTGGCGGTCGCGCTCACCCGTCATCCCGACGAGCGCAATCCGCATGTGCGGCCCGAGGTCGTCGCGCGACGCACCCTGCGCCGGGTCGAGACCGAACTCGAAGCGATCTGCGAGGGCCGCCACCTCGCGATGCTCGGGCCCGAGGGCGGCACCGTCCTGTTGCCCGAGTCGCCCTCGACCGAGGCGATCGAGGGGTTCCGGCAGCGCATCGAGACCGTCGCGGGCGTGTCCGTCACGGTCGCTCTCGTCCACGCTCCCGTCCGGGAGGTGCCCACCGCGGCGAAGCAGGCCCACGAACTGCTCGATCTCGTGCGACGGCTCGGCCGCCCGGTCGGCGCCTACGGCATGCAGGATCTCGCCCTCGAATACCAGCTCACCCGGCCCGGGCCGGCGCGCCGCCATCTCGCGCGCGTGCTCGATCCGCTCGACGAATCACCCGAACTCGTCGAGACGCTGGAAACCCACATCGCACACGACCTCAGCCGGCAGCTCACGGCCAAGACCCTGCACGTCCACGCGAACACGGTCGACTACCGGCTCAAGCGCGTCGCGCAGCTCACCGGCTTCGACCCGACCCGGCCTTCCGGGCTGCGGCAACTGCAGGCGGCACTGATCGCTCGGCGGCTCGAACAGGAGACCTCCGAACAAGGCTGA
- a CDS encoding acyl-CoA synthetase produces the protein MSALLRSLNPLAVARGDDLPDAVRIDGHTLSRSDLLGAATAVAARVARADRVAVLATPGATTVVAVTGALLAGTTVVPVPPDSGPAELAHILTDSGAQAWLGPAPEVQHPDVPELPSLPVRLHARDWHHLPEPNPARIAFVLYTSGTTGAPKGVLLSRRAIAAGIDALAEAWAWTERDALVHGLPLFHVHGLVLGVVGALRVGSRLVHTGRPTPKAYADAQGSLYFGVPTVWTRVVEDEESARALSGARLLVSGSAPLPVPVFERLRELTGLVPIERYGMSETMLTLSTRVDGERRPGWVGTPVAGVETRLRDEQGRDVPHDGESIGVLQVRGPMLFDGYLNRPEATAAAWTEDGWFVTGDVAVVDEAGFHRIVGRESTDLIKTGGFRVGAGEIETVLLGHPAVREVAVAGLPDEDLGQRIVAFVVPAAGGPEVDEEELISLVAQQLSVHKRPREVRVVSDLPRNAMGKVQKKKLA, from the coding sequence GTGTCTGCACTGCTTCGTTCGCTGAACCCGCTGGCCGTCGCGCGCGGCGACGATCTCCCGGACGCCGTTCGTATCGACGGCCACACCCTCTCCCGTAGCGATCTGCTCGGTGCGGCAACCGCGGTCGCCGCGCGGGTGGCACGGGCCGATCGGGTGGCCGTCCTCGCGACTCCCGGCGCGACCACCGTTGTCGCCGTGACGGGCGCTCTGCTCGCCGGGACGACGGTGGTGCCGGTGCCACCGGATTCGGGGCCGGCCGAACTCGCGCACATCCTGACCGATTCGGGCGCGCAGGCCTGGCTCGGTCCGGCGCCCGAGGTACAGCATCCCGACGTCCCGGAGCTGCCGAGCCTGCCGGTCCGGTTGCACGCCCGCGACTGGCACCATCTGCCGGAGCCGAACCCGGCGCGAATCGCCTTCGTGCTCTACACCTCCGGTACCACCGGCGCTCCGAAGGGTGTGCTCCTGAGCCGACGGGCGATCGCCGCGGGCATCGACGCGCTCGCCGAGGCGTGGGCCTGGACCGAACGCGACGCGCTCGTGCACGGGCTTCCGCTGTTCCACGTGCACGGACTCGTGCTCGGCGTGGTGGGTGCGCTGCGCGTGGGCAGTCGGCTGGTCCACACCGGCAGGCCCACGCCGAAGGCCTATGCGGACGCGCAGGGTTCCCTGTACTTCGGGGTGCCGACGGTGTGGACGCGCGTCGTCGAGGACGAGGAATCCGCTCGCGCGCTGAGCGGTGCGCGTCTGCTCGTCTCGGGCAGCGCACCGCTGCCGGTACCGGTCTTCGAACGACTGCGTGAGCTCACGGGCCTGGTCCCGATCGAGCGGTACGGCATGAGTGAGACGATGCTGACCCTCAGCACGCGAGTCGACGGTGAGCGCCGCCCCGGCTGGGTCGGCACGCCCGTGGCCGGTGTGGAGACACGGCTGCGCGACGAGCAGGGCCGCGACGTGCCCCACGACGGGGAGAGCATCGGTGTGCTGCAGGTACGCGGGCCGATGCTGTTCGACGGTTATCTGAACCGGCCCGAGGCCACCGCGGCGGCGTGGACCGAGGACGGATGGTTCGTCACCGGTGATGTGGCGGTCGTCGACGAGGCCGGATTCCATCGCATCGTGGGCCGGGAGTCGACCGATCTCATCAAGACCGGCGGGTTCCGGGTGGGTGCGGGAGAAATCGAGACGGTCCTGCTCGGGCATCCCGCTGTGCGGGAGGTCGCCGTGGCAGGGTTGCCCGACGAGGACCTCGGTCAGCGGATCGTCGCGTTCGTGGTGCCCGCCGCCGGGGGTCCGGAGGTCGATGAGGAGGAACTGATAAGCCTTGTCGCACAACAACTGTCCGTCCACAAGCGACCCCGGGAAGTGCGCGTGGTGAGCGACCTTCCGCGCAACGCGATGGGCAAGGTGCAGAAGAAGAAACTGGCCTGA
- a CDS encoding rhomboid family intramembrane serine protease, whose product MSSSGEDPLLWMLYVAAVAIAGVSASRSWSGSATHTRTRSFWWPPPVAATVLWSIVAMASLTRLIFPELLDVFRRQPVRTRDAGEWWRVLTAGLIEDGGVLLTVVNLVLFAVVAVAIVRVWGWYRALGLFVVGQLLWGLFTTFVFPSDGAGTTGATLASAATLAGLWPVVGATRPLLVASATTFVLGVVLVVAGDAHGVAILIGMLLGAVLATVLPPPHLARASVSATRGDVRT is encoded by the coding sequence GTGAGTTCGTCCGGTGAGGATCCGCTGCTGTGGATGCTCTACGTCGCCGCGGTGGCGATCGCCGGGGTGAGTGCGTCGCGCTCCTGGTCCGGGAGTGCCACGCACACAAGGACCCGATCGTTCTGGTGGCCCCCGCCCGTCGCGGCCACGGTCCTGTGGTCGATCGTCGCGATGGCGTCGCTGACCCGGCTGATCTTCCCGGAACTGCTCGACGTCTTCCGAAGACAACCGGTCCGCACCCGCGATGCGGGGGAGTGGTGGCGCGTCCTCACCGCCGGTCTGATCGAGGACGGCGGAGTGCTCCTCACCGTCGTGAACCTCGTGCTGTTCGCGGTGGTCGCCGTCGCGATCGTGCGGGTATGGGGGTGGTACCGGGCGCTCGGGTTGTTCGTGGTCGGCCAGTTGCTGTGGGGGCTGTTCACCACCTTCGTCTTCCCGTCCGACGGCGCGGGAACGACCGGCGCGACGCTCGCGTCGGCCGCGACCCTGGCGGGACTGTGGCCGGTCGTCGGGGCGACACGCCCGCTGCTCGTCGCGTCCGCGACGACCTTCGTTCTCGGTGTGGTGCTCGTGGTCGCGGGCGACGCGCACGGCGTGGCGATCCTGATCGGGATGCTGCTGGGCGCGGTACTGGCCACGGTGCTTCCCCCACCGCACCTGGCGCGGGCATCGGTGTCGGCGACGCGTGGCGACGTCCGCACCTGA
- the dapC gene encoding succinyldiaminopimelate transaminase, whose amino-acid sequence MSARVRRSVAKNLPDFPWDSLTDAKAKAAAHPEGIVNLSVGTPVDPVAPVIREALVSVAEEPGYPATHGTPELRRAAVGALERRYGITGLDDAAILPAIGTKEMIAWLPSLLGLGADDLVVIPELAYPTYEVGGLLAGTRIIRADGLTRLGPEVASLVFVNSPSNPTGKVLGPDHLRKVVDWARSRDAIVVSDECYLGLTWEGEALSILHPSVCGDDHTNLLAVHSLSKTSNLASYRAGFVTGDAALVADLLEVRKHSGMMLPLPIQAAMTAALNDDEHENAQREKYRKRREVLLAAVRGAGFTVDHSEAGLYLWASRGEECRATVDWFAERGILVAPGEFYGPGGVLHVRIALTATDDDIAAAAARLR is encoded by the coding sequence GTGAGCGCTCGTGTCCGCCGTTCGGTGGCCAAGAACCTGCCGGACTTCCCCTGGGATTCCCTGACCGACGCGAAAGCGAAGGCCGCGGCGCATCCCGAGGGCATCGTCAACCTGTCGGTGGGCACACCGGTCGACCCGGTTGCTCCCGTGATCCGTGAGGCACTCGTCTCCGTCGCGGAAGAGCCCGGCTACCCGGCCACGCACGGCACCCCCGAACTGCGGCGGGCGGCCGTGGGTGCGCTCGAGCGCCGCTACGGCATCACCGGTCTCGACGACGCCGCGATCCTGCCGGCGATCGGCACCAAGGAGATGATCGCCTGGTTGCCGTCGTTGCTCGGTCTCGGCGCCGACGATCTCGTCGTCATCCCCGAACTGGCGTACCCGACCTACGAGGTGGGCGGCCTGCTCGCCGGCACCCGCATCATCCGCGCCGACGGACTGACCCGCCTCGGCCCCGAGGTGGCGTCGCTGGTCTTCGTGAACTCGCCGTCGAACCCCACCGGCAAGGTGCTCGGCCCCGACCACCTCCGCAAGGTCGTCGACTGGGCGCGCAGCCGCGACGCGATCGTCGTCTCCGACGAGTGCTATCTCGGTCTCACCTGGGAGGGTGAGGCGCTGTCGATCCTGCACCCGAGCGTGTGCGGGGACGACCACACCAACCTCCTCGCGGTGCACTCGCTGTCGAAGACCTCGAATCTTGCGAGCTACCGGGCCGGTTTCGTCACCGGCGACGCCGCCCTCGTGGCCGACCTGCTCGAGGTCCGCAAGCACTCCGGCATGATGTTGCCGCTGCCGATCCAGGCGGCCATGACCGCGGCACTGAACGACGACGAGCACGAGAACGCGCAGCGCGAGAAGTACCGCAAGCGCCGCGAGGTGCTGCTCGCCGCCGTGCGCGGGGCCGGCTTCACCGTCGACCATTCGGAGGCGGGCCTGTACCTGTGGGCGTCGCGCGGTGAGGAATGCCGCGCGACCGTCGACTGGTTCGCCGAACGAGGAATCCTCGTGGCGCCCGGTGAGTTCTACGGTCCCGGTGGTGTCCTGCACGTCCGGATCGCGCTGACCGCCACCGACGACGACATCGCCGCTGCCGCTGCTCGGTTGCGCTGA
- the fdxA gene encoding ferredoxin gives MTYTIAEPCVDVLDKACIEECPVDCIYEGGRMLYIHPDECVDCGACEPVCPVEAIFYEDDVPDEWSEYVKANVDFFDDLGSPGGAAKLGKVDYDPPFVKNLPPMGEE, from the coding sequence GTGACGTACACGATTGCGGAACCGTGCGTGGACGTGTTGGACAAGGCATGCATCGAGGAGTGCCCCGTCGACTGCATCTACGAGGGCGGTCGCATGCTGTACATCCACCCCGACGAGTGCGTCGACTGCGGTGCGTGCGAGCCCGTGTGCCCCGTCGAAGCGATCTTCTACGAAGACGACGTCCCGGACGAGTGGTCCGAGTACGTCAAGGCCAACGTCGACTTCTTCGACGATCTCGGCTCGCCCGGTGGCGCCGCGAAGCTCGGCAAGGTCGACTACGACCCGCCGTTCGTCAAGAACCTCCCTCCCATGGGCGAAGAGTGA